CGGCATCGACATGAGCCCGCTCTTCACCGCTCAGGCAAAGCTGCGCGCAGAAGAGCTTGGCGTCAGTGAACGCGTTCATTTTATCCATAACGACGCGGCGGGCTACGTGGCGGATGAAAAATGCGACGTGGCGGCCTGCGTAGGTGCAACCTGGATTGCGGGCGGCGTCGCCGGGACGATCGAACTGCTGGCAAAGAGCCTTAAGCCAGGCGGAATGGTGCTTATCGGCGAACCATACTGGCGTCAGGTGCCTGCAACGGAAGAGATTGCCCAGGCCTGTGGCGTCTCGTCGGTGGCCGATTTCCTCACCCTGCCCGACCTTGTCGCCTCTTTCCATGAACAGGGCTATGACCTGGTCGAAATGGTGCTGGCAGACCAGGAAGGCTGGGACCGGTATGAAGCGGCTAAATGGCTGACCATGCGCCGCTGGCTGGAGGAGAACCCTGACGATGACTTTGCGCATGAGGTTCGGGCAGAGCTGACAAATGCGCCTAAACGCCATGTGACGTATACGCGGGTATACTTTGGCTGGGGCGTGTTTGCCTTAATCGCACGATAAAAAGGAGCAGGCGATATAACCCAAAGGTTATATCGCCTTTTTGCAGGGTGCGCACAATATTATGCCTGTCGTACTTAATTATCGTTAATCGTTCCCTTTATTCGTCATCGTAATTACAGGTGGTTATTCTTTTACTGGCATGAGATGAATACCAGGGGATCGTCTATTGAGAAAAAACGATGAGGCGAATATATTGCCCGTAAAACAGCCAGGCACATTAATAAAGGAAGCATGATGGATATTGCGCTGCTTAACAGGGGATGGAACAGAACCTGGTCAGATATGATGGTGAATCTTGAAGCCCGAAAGGTCATCGAAACTGCAAATCGACTGTCAGCTTACTATTTACAAGATGGTCTAACTCGTATCAAGTTTGTTGAGGAAATAAAACAGGTCGTAGAAAAAGAGTTCGCGACAGCACGTCGGGCGAAAACCGATGAAGAATGCATTGAATGCCTCAAAAATCTGCGTGCCGAAAAAGAGAATCTTCTTGAGCAAGAGCGCTTGTTAAGGACGAGGTCTGCTCAGCTTTATGCGAAGGTCGAGTTTGTCAGGGAAAACAATAAAATTGTTGGGTATGTGATTTCGGCTGTTCACATCGTGATATCTGGAGCAGCATTGTTTGGTGGGATGGTGATGATGTCCACTATGAACCCCGTAGGAGTACTTGCTGGAGCAGTTTTATTTGTTGATGGTATTAACGGTATAACAAAAGAAGCACACCATCTTCGCTATGGTGAACAATCTCAATCAGAAGGTATTTTTGCTGATGGTGCAATGCAAACCGCACAATTTCTGGGATTTAGCCCAAAGAATGGGTTGGCTTTTTATAATACAGTCACTCTCGGAGCGGGTGTCTACAGTATCTTCGGGCTAGCAAGAAAGCCGGGGGCCTGGCGATTATTTCGTTGGTTGCCGCGCGATTACTACCGAAAAGTTGACACAATGAGCAAGCCTAGGCTAACGATGAAAATCGCTGGGTATGGTGTCAAAGCGAAAGTGATTTTTGATCTTCTGACGACGGAGAATGGTACTGATTAATTTTTATTCGCCCTACAGAATCGCCAGGATTTATAGGCAAGCAAAGGCGGTTGGATAAAAATTGCAACCGCGATACCACAAGAAAGGCCAATACCACCAGAGAAGACACTTTCCTCGGATGCGAATACCATCAAAAAAATGAATACAGCAAAACAGCCAGATACAACCCACACAGTGAGAACAAAACGCCTGGACAGATCCCTGATGGCATTCCCCAACGTTCCACCGTAGCTTTGAATGTTGTTCTTAATCTTCTGCAGGTCCGAAGGCGTAAACCCAGAATTCAACAAAGCCTCATCAGTCACTTTCATATCGTATCGTCCCTTATTTTCCAGAAAGTTGTTTCTTATTCACTGATTGTGCAAGCAATCATACTGATGAACTTTACAGCAATCCAGTCGAAAATTTTGGCAAACTCAATCTCCTTATTGCTATCCGGGTTGAGTCATGCTGTTACGAAGCTGCAGGATCACTTTCAGAATGGGCTATCTAAAGAGCAAAAATACAGTAATGCAAAATCAGAAGTAATAGCTGCCGAACAATCAATAGAGATAGCTAAATTCATGTGATTTATGGTTGAGACTGGACTCGCAGTCTGTATAGCTTTTTCTTTAAGCGCAAGCATTTAAACCATTTTTGGCTTGTCGAGGAAAGCTCAAGTCTGGAGGCTTTATCGTTATATATCACGCGACTACTATCGGATATTGGCAACCATGAATACTCCAAAGTCTATAAAAAAATAGTGGGGTATGGTTTGAAGGCCAAGGTCATCTTTGATCTGATGAGTATTGATTAACTTTTTTCAGACCTGACATACCGCCATGATTTGTAGGAAATGATTGGTGGCTGAGCAAAACCACAGATCAAGAAAACAATCAGTATTGAAATCCCTCCTGAGAAAACATACCAATAATCATCCTGTTTTGAAAAAACGAGACAGATGAAAAAAAGTATGCCACAAGAGAAAATCCATAGTAGAGTTTTAAATCTTCTTGCTAAATCGTGGACTACCTCATCAAGATCCCCGCCATAATTCGCGATATTATTATTCAACTTTTGTATTTCTTTGCGAGTAAATCCAGAATGCAACAAAGAGTCTTCTGTGATCTTCATCCTTCTCTCCTCGGTTCATGCAATGTCCGTTTCGAGGGATGAGTATACTGATGTACTTTATCGCAATCCAGCCGAAACTTTGCGGCGGAGCCTATACCTTGTAGTTATTCTCTGGCGGGCTCAAGGCGTTGCGACTATTCAATGTTTATCGAGCATATGTGGTTTGTCTAAGTAACTGATTTCGGATAATAACAACCATAAAGCTTTATTAATTGTACAAGAACCAGTTAATTCTTTATAGTTTTTCGGTAACGCCAGGATTTATAGGAAATTACCGGCGGCTGTGCGAAGGACATAATGGCAACCCCAAAGATCATCGCCAGCCCCCATGCAATTACTCTATCAGGTGAGCTGAAGACGATAAGTAGTAACAGGATAAAGGTACAAACAGCCACCACTCCCGCCAAGGTAACAAATCGTCTGGCGAGATCATTTATGGCCTCTCCAAGCGTTCCTCCATATTTTTCAATATTGCTTTTTATCTTCTGCAATTCGGGCTGCGTAAACCCTGAACGTAACAAAGCCTCATCAGTCACTTTCATATCGTCTCGTCCCTTAGCTCCCAGAAGTGTTTTCTCAACCGCTGATTGTGAAAATAATCATACTGATGAACTTTACAGCAATCCACATGATGTTTGTGCAATGTATCAGATTTCAGACAATAGAAGCCATAAAGCCCCATTAGTGGTACAAGCAACAAGCGGAGCGTAGCGACTGCATCAGTGTTCAGAAGGAGCACACCTTATCAGGGTGCTCGTGTACCTTTAGGAGCGTGAGCGAAGCGCTGCCTGCGTATCGTGTGCAGGTACGTTTAGCTCACAGGCCACACATCGGACTTTAATACGTGTGATCAATCTGTTTCGGGATGGTTTAGAGACGTTGGCAGCGTCATCAGCTTCGAGTTGATAGCGGTTCGTGGGGAGTGTTCACACTTTGTACCTGTTAGAGCTTTTCAACTACAGGCCGCTTAAGCATAGCGGCAATTGTTGGTAATAGAATCTCTTAAAAAAGACAGTACATTGAGATCAAAATCGCCTTTATTTTGTGATAATAGGAACAAATCCTAAGGTGACAACAATTTGATTGTATTTCATTTTTTATTATTAAAAAAATTGTGATACCCCCAAAAGTACCCCCATTTCAACTATCTTGTAATTGCATTGCACAAGAATCGAGCAAAGATGGAGACTGGCAAGACTGTTACAAATTTGTAAATATAAAGACTTAAGAAGTTGAGCTCAAAATAAGATAACGAAATAAATCATCATGAACTAGATGCATTTAATCTATTTTAGCTTTATTGCCATATATAAAATTTAAAGCAGTGCTATAAAACACTGCTTTTTAACATTTATCTTTTAGAAATAATATCTTGAACAATTTCTTCTAAAATCACCTTACTACGATTAATGAAAGATACTCTTTTAATCAATGTAAGATCATCTTGATGATAATCTACAGCACTTACTTGGGACAGTAGAGCTTTACAGGCATGCTCAAACTGAACCTTATTTCCTTTATTAAAACCCTTATATTTTAATTCATAGACTTCTTTATAGGGAATAATCTGCCTATATTTATACCCATCATCAGGTAAACCTATTAAAATGTTATGAGCCGCAAAGAAAGTATCAAAGCACTTAGCTGGATCATGTTCTTTTAAGCATTTCATAATTAAAAGCCTAGCCTGCTGAGTATCAATATTCTCAGTATGATAATCTTCTTTGGAATTTGCTAAAGAATAAGCATCATTCAAGTAGGTCTGCGCTGAATCTAAATCCCCTATTGACAACCTACACATAGCATATTGAACCCAATAGTGTGGAGAGTCAGTTAACCAAGGACATACTCTTTTCAGTTCCATATAATAACTATCTAATGCTCTTTGCTTTTGTGGTAGCAAAATTTCTAAAACATGAAATCTAAGCAAAGACTTGAATATTTTGTTTGCATCATAAGTTACATTTCTGAGTTCGTTAAAAGTACCTACAATTGATAAAAGCTTATGTCTTACATAACTCTCATTAAAACTATTATTAATAATTGCCAATGACATCAAACTGGATTTTGTTTCAATTGCAGTGCCATTTTCAGTAAATCTATATAGCGACTTAAACTGGTCACTGGACCTAAGATTCATTTTATATATACTATTATTACCTGCGATTTCAGAAATGATTGAAGATGTTTTACGGACATCAATTATATCACATAGCGCGATTGCAAAGACTGTATCCTTAAATTCCTGAGATTTAAACAACTCATCCGTTAAGGACTTTATTCGTTCTTGGATTGACGGACTTTTAAGCAAACCCAATAATATTCCTGAAATCTGACCATTATAATCCTCTCTAATTTTCTTTACTTTATTAGTTTTAGATAGAGACGTTAGTTCAGACCAAAGGCCTTGATTCTCAATTAAATCAACAAAGTCTGAAATTTCTTGTTCAGTCAATTGATCCAAACTTATTTCAGAAAATTCAATATTTAATGAATTAATAAAATGTGCAGTTCTTAATGCTACCGCACTCCTATCTGTGATTATGACACATACATCATCAGGATAGTTAATATTAATATGATTTAACAGTCTTTCAGCCTTGTTATAACCCTCAATGACTATAATTACATTATCTTTATTTTTTACAATCCAATCAATCTCTGATAATTCGTCATCGAACTCACTTCTTTCACAGAAAGTATATACATTATAACCCTCACGAGAAAGTAAATACGTGATCATTTTTAGAAATATTGTTTTACCATTTCCTAACTCACTATGGATAAGTACATTATTTCGTGAATGAATTAATTTTATAGTATCGTTGAGAAGCTCTCTGTTAATTAAAAAGTTATCAACAAAATCATTACTCACAGATGTATTAATCTGATTATCATCATGTTTACCAAAAAGTAAAAAATCTTTTATTTCTGTATCTGTAATAGTATCGTGATTATAATCAATCCCCTTAAGCTCAAAACAATCTAAAGATAAATCTTTTGCATCCTGATTTTCAGGAACAGGCATATCAGTTATTAGCTTAGCAAATCCATCGACACCCACTGTTAAAACATGACCAAAGTCAGTTAAAAAGAACGTTTCTTGGAAACTAGCATTTTCATGCACAATAAAATAAGTTTTTTCAACAAGGCTATCGGTCTGATAAAGCAATCTTTGCACATCCATATCATACATTGAATAACCAACAAAGATCACTGCACTAGCTGTCTCAAGATCTCTTTTAAATACATAATTCCATTGAGAGCTTAAAAATGATTGAGGAGAAAGATAAGATGAGTTTGTTAGTTTTATTTTAGAATCAAGATCTGCGATTGTTGCTTTATCTATGACACCATTAAGATGCACACACAAATCACCTTGAGAAAGGTAATCTTTAGGCAAATCATCAATATCAAGTGACTCGATTCGCTTGCCTACTAAGAGACTAGCTAGTTCAATAGAATTATCATAATTAGTTGTATAAAATCTTCTCCAAGGTAATGAACATATTTTCTGATGACTCTCGCTTACCTCGCGAAGAACAAAGTTGTCTTTTAACAACTTAAGCAATTCATTTTTACTTCCATGCTTTAGATAAAAATGAGAAGTAAACATTAAATCTTCATTATCATCACCTAACCCAGCAAGAGCGCCAATTTTTTTAGACAAAGCTTTTGCAAGAGGCGGTTCAACATTTGCAATATTCTTAGCATTACGCGAAAAACCAGCTCCTGTAAATATAATAGCTTTCCCTGAGTTTATTCGCCTAAACATTTCATCGATATTCACTTTTGGGAGACTTAGCTTTGTTACATCCATTTTATTGAACATTTATCACCTCTTAATATTGCAAAATAGGTTTTTAAAATCACCCGAAGCTTAGGTGGATTGATGATATTTTATATATCTTGTTAACATACTCATTTTCATACGTCAAATCATAAACTAGGTGTAGAAAATTATTTTTAATCACATCATATTTTTCAAAAATACTCATCTAAAAAATGATCTCTTCAGGGTCATCAGCATTCAAATGCAATGGGTTCTACAGGTCACATTAACACTCAAATACAGCTAGCATTAAACCAGACCAGCAACAATAAAAATAACCAATTAAATCAGTATTATACATAACAAAAGAAAGAATGCTTGGGCGCCTTAAATCATTGATATTTTCTTTTTGTTCCAACTGTTACTTAGATCGCGTTTAGCGAAAAATCCCCTTTGGCGCTGCCAGTGGGTGACAGCTTTTGACAACTCAATCTGAACGCCAGCGTCTGGGCAAACCAGAACAGCGATCTGAAAGAGGCTCGAGGATGGTTGCAAATGGGGAGTGCTTAACACCTCCCCTTCACGAGATCGTGTACCTGAAGTTTTCTGAAGCGGTAGCGGTTGACACTTTCCCCCTAGTTTTCCCTAGTAAGGCATAACAAACCATAACAGGCTGACACCTGCCCTGCTTCGCATCAGGATTAACAAAAGCTAACAGCCAAGGCTCAACAATTCTCAACGCCAGCACTATACACTTCTGCTGTAGCTGCTGTTCGTAGGCGTCAGTATCCGTTAGGTTGGGTTGACACTTTTCCCAGTTTTTCGCGAAAAAGTGTCAAGTTTGAGGGGCTGGGGGGTTTACAGTTTTTCGCCGTCCAGCAGGCAGAGTGACATTAAACCAGTTTTATTCCAGTCATCCAGCGTATCGGGGTGCATTGTGGCAACGTAAGCCAGCTCAGAACGAAGAAACCGTAAAGCGCCTGCTGCACGGTCTTTGCCATAGAAGCTGTGGGTTTCTTCATCCGGCCGGAAGAGAATCAGCAATTGTTCATCGGCCTCGTGCTGAACATCAAAACCCAGCTCAGCGGCTGCGGACTCTATCCACTGGCCAGCATCAATATCAGCCGGCAGCTCTTTCCCGCCGTCATGCCCCCATACCCATACGGCGGCCTGCTTCTCTTCTGAACTTGTCTGGCGCTGGCTGCCTTTGAGCATCGCGCTGACATGTTCGCTTAACTGGTCAAGGCCGGTCATGCGTGGCTGTACGTCTGATGGATCGTCATTCTTCCCGTAAACGAGATTGTTATACCTGTATAATTTGTGTGACGTCTTTTCCATTTAAAGGACTTCAGACCCGAAAATGTTCTTCAGTCAAAATAATGAAAATATGAAGGATGCGTAACTTTTGAAGTGATGGTGCCGATAATAGGAGTCGAACCTACGACCTTCGCATTACGAATGCGCTGCTCTACCAACTGAGCTATATCGGCCCTGAGAGGCCGGTTACGAGCGTAACCACGGGGCAAAAGGTTAGATCTATCCGGGTGATGCGTCAATGCCCTTTTGAATCAAACGGCTATTTTTGCATCACCCGTGATTATTTACGCACGAATCGTATCGTCGCCGATGCCAATCCACTTGTAGGTGGTCAACGCTTCCAGGCCCATCGGACCACGCGCGTGCAGTTTCTGCGTGCTGACGGCCACTTCCGCGCCCAGACCAAACTGTCCACCGTCGGTGAAGCGGGTTGATGCATTCACGTACACGGCAGAAGAATCCACCTCGTTCACAAAGCGGTCGGCATTGCGCAGGGTGCGCGTCAGGATGGCGTCAGAGTGCTGAGTACCATGCTCCCGGATGTGCGCGATAGCGTCGTCGAGATCGGCCACGATCTTCACGTTCAGATCCAAAGACAGGAACTCGTCGTCATACTGCTCCGCGTTTACCGGCACCACCGTCGCCGGGCCGTCTTGCAGCAGCGCCAGCGCCTTCTCGTCCGCGTGCAGCGTGACGCCACTCTCGGCCATCTGCTTGCTCAGGGCTGGCAGGAAGGTGTTTGCGATACCCTGATGCACCAGCAGCGTTTCAACGGTATTACAGGTGCTTGGACGCTGGGTTTTGGCATTCACGATAATCTTCAGCGCCGGTGCAATTTCGGCGCTCTCGTCCACCACGATATGGCACACGCCGATACCGCCGGTGATCACCGGGATCGTCGACTGCTCGCGGCACAGCTTGTGAAGGCCCGCGCCACCGCGTGGGATCAGCATGTCGATGTATTTGTCCATGCGCAGCATCTCGTTCACCAGCGCACGGTCCGGGCTTTCAATGGCCTGCACGGCACCTGCCGGTAAACCGCACTCCTGCAGCGCCTGCTGGATGACTTTCACCGTCGCGGCGTTGGTGCGCCAGGTCTCTTTCCCGCCGCGCAGAATGGCGGCGTTACCGGTCTTCAGGCACAGGGAAGCGACATCCACCGTCACATTCGGGCGGGCTTCATAAATCACGCCGATAACGCCGAGCGGCACGCGGCGGCGCTCCAGACGTAAACCGCTGTCGAGCAGTCCCCCGTCAATCACCTGCCCGACCGGGTCGGCCAGGTTACAAACCTGACGGACATCGTCGGCGATGCCTTTCAGGCGTGCCGGGGTCAGCGCCAGACGGTCAAGCATGGCTTCGCTCAGACCATTGCGGCGCGCTTCCAGCAGATCCTGTTCGTTGGCGAGGAGGATTTCCTGCGACTGCGATTCCAGATAATCAGCGATTTTTTCCAGCACACGGTTTTTCTCGCGGCTGGAAAGGAGCGCCAGTTTGTAAGAGGCGGCCTTGGCGGCTGCACCCATTTGTTCCAGCATGTTCTGGCTCCTTAACGAATAATCATGTCATCACGATGCACGGCAACCGGGCCATACTCGTAGCCCAGAATCGCGTCGATCTGCTGCGAGTGGTGACCCGCAATACGGCGCAGGGCATCGCTGTTGTAGCGGCTGACGCCGTGGGCGATGTCGCGACCTTCAAGGTTACGGATACGGATCACTTCACCACGGGAGAAGTTGCCTGTCACGTTTTTAATTCCTTTAGGAAGCAATGAACTCCCTCTTTCCAGAATCGCCGCGGTCGCCCCTTCATCCACGGTCAGTTCACCTGCCGGCGGCGCGCCAAAAATCCAGCGTTTGCGGTTTTCCAGCGGGGATGCCTGGGCGTGGAAGCGCGTGCCGACGGAAATGCCTTCCATTACGTCGCCAATGACGCCAGGACGGCTGCCCGCCGCAATGATGGTGTCGATACCGGCACGGCAGGCCACATCCGCCGCCTGCAGTTTAGTGCCCATGCCGCCCGTTCCAAGGCCAGAGACGCTGTCGCCAGCGATGGCGCGCAGCGCATCGTCAATGCCGTGGACATCGGTAATCAGTTCAGCTTCCGGGTTGGAGCGCGGGTCTGCGGTAAACAGCCCCTGCTGGTCCGTCAGGAGCAAGAGCTTGTCGGCACCGGCCAGGATCGCCGCCAGTGCAGAGAGGTTATCGTTATCACCCACTTTAATTTCAGCGGTAGCCACGGCGTCGTTTTCGTTAATCACCGGGACGATATTGTTGTCCAGCAGCGCGCGCAGCGTATCGCGGGCGTTCAGGAAGCGTTCTCTGTCTTCCATATCCGCACGCGTCAGCAGCATCTGCCCGACGTGAATGCCATAGATTGAGAACAACTGTTCCCAGAGTTGAATGAGTCGGCTTTGTCCAACGGCGGCCAGCAGCTGTTTAGAGGCGATCGTCGCGGGGAGTTCGGGGTAACCCAGATGTTCACGCCCGGCGGCAATCGCCCCGGAGGTCACGATAACAATACGATGCCCTGCGGCATGCAGCTGAGCGCACTGACGTACAAGCTCAACAATGTGGGCGCGATTTAGGCGGCGCGATCCGCCTGTTAAAACACTGGTGCCGAGTTTTACCACCAGCGTCTGGCTGTCACTCATGATTCTCTGCCGTTCAACGATAAGGGAAAGTGATGTCGAACGAACGTTTTAACAGGTGTCAGGCCCGTTGCCAACTGCCACAGCACATCGCGAAACACTTTGTTGCGCGGGATCAGGAAGCGTAGCGGCAGATTTTGACAATTTTATTACCGAAATAATAAATCACAGTTTTTTAAAATTAATCTTAATTTGTCATAAAAGTTTCATTCCGTAACGTTAAAACCCTTTCTGTTTTTTCACGGGACTTAAGCATGAGCTTATCGTCCAGCGAATTTTTAAGCGCGTTTATAAGACAGGATCGAAAATGAAAAAGAGCACTCTGGCATTAATGGTTATGGGCGTTGTGGCTTCCGCATCTGTTCACGCTGCCGAAGTTTATAATAAAAACGGCAACAAACTGGACGTGTACGGCAAAGTTAAAGCAATGCACTACATCAGTGATGACGATTCAAAAGATGGTGACCAGACATACGTGCGTTTCGGTTTTAAAGGTGAAACCCAGATTAACGATCAGCTGACCGGCTATGGCCGTTGGGAAGCGGAATTTGCCGGCAACAAAGCAGAAAGTGACTCCACTCAGAAAACGCGTCTGGCGTTCGCCGGTCTGAAGCTGAAAGACTTTGGTTCTCTGGATTACGGTCGTAACCTGGGCGCGCTGTATGACGTGGAAGCCTGGACCGATATGTTCCCTGAGTTTGGCGGCGACTCTTCCGCGCAGACCGATAACTTCATGACCAAGCGTGCAAGCGGCCTTGCCACTTACCGCAACACCGACTTCTTCGGCGCGGTTGATGGTCTGGATATGACCCTGCAATACCAGGGTAAAAACGAAAACCGTGACGTTAAGAAACAGAACGGTGACGGTTTTGGTACGTCTCTGACGTATGACTTCGGTGGCAGCGATTTCGCGGTAAGCGGCGCGTACACTAACTCTGACCGTACCAACGCGCAGAACCTGCTGACCCGCGGCGAAGGCAAAAAAGCCGAAGCCTGGGCAACCGGTCTGAAATATGATGCGAACGATATCTACCTAGCGGCGATGTACTCCGAAACCCGCAATATGACCCCAATTTCTGGCGGCTTTGCCAATAAAGCGCAGAACTTTGAAGTGGTCGCACAATATCAGTTCGATTTCGGTCTGCGTCCATCCCTGGGTTATGTCCAGTCTAAAGGCAAGGATATCGAAGGTATTGGCGATGAAGATCTGGTGAAATATATCGACGTCGGCGCGACCTATTATTTCAACAAAAATATGTCTGCGTTTGTTGATTATAAAATCAACCAGATTGATGACGATAACAAACTGGGCGTGAGCAGCGATGATATCGTTGCCCTGGGTATGACCTACCAGTTCTGAGTCGGCAGTAATAAAAAAACCGGCATTAAGCCGGTTTTTTTGTGCCCGGTGGCGCTGCGCTTACCGGGCCTACGGGATCATCACCCGGCATTATTTCATCTTTACGCCGTCAATTTCGCCGCTTCGCTGGAAAAATCATCCGCAGGCTCAAGCTTCAGATCCAGCGTGGCCAGTAAATCACGCGCCTTGTCGTGGAACTCTTTGAGGGTATATTCCAGGCGATCAATCACTTCCTGATCTTTAATGCTGGTAGCCTGCCAGTTGCCGTCTTTATTAAACAGGCCAAACTGGTAGCTATAGGTAAAACGTTTCTCTTCTGCTTCCATTTCCATCCACCAGCCCCAGAATTCACGTTTTTCGGGTGCAGGCTTCACGTTGACGCATACAGCCAGGCAGTCGAAAAAAAAGCGATTCTCTTCACACTGCTCTTCTCGAATATACGGGCCAAGAGCCATGAACTTCTTAATCAATCTACTTTTCGGGTGTCCACTCGGTAACGTCATTACGATCTCCTTTTGTGAAGCCACTGTTTTACCAAATCATCAAAATTTAGCAATCTCTTAACACAATCTCTGGGCGATCCAACGCGTAATCTCTTTTAACGCTTTGTCAAAATTCTGATACACCGGGCTGAAGGGGACTTCGAGCAATTTGCCATCCGCAGATGACGATGTGATTAAGCGTGACTCTTCTTCCGGGCTGAACGGATCGTTTTTCCAGAAACCGGACAGCATCGGCGTTGGACAACGGCGCCCCAGCAGGCCCTGCGTTTTTAACGAGTAACGATTGAGTTCCACGCGTAGCGCTTCGTCTGATGCATCATGCATGCCAAGGCGGCTGGCCAGCACGTCGAGGTACATTTCTGGCACATTTCCCTGGCGGGACGGATCGCTGAGCAGGGCGTGAACCACCGGCCCAAGACAGGCCACGGCCTTCAGGCGCGACGCCTCAAGATAGGCCAGACGCACGGCCACGTTCGCCCCAAAGCGGAAGCCAAACGCCGCGACGCGGGTGTGGTCGACCCACGGAATGTTTTCCAGGGCTTTTAGCGCATGCTGGTGCAGAAGACTGGAATCCTGCGTCAGTTTCCATTTGGATGAAAACCCAATAGACGGCATATCAAGCGTCAGCATGGCGATACCTTTTGGGGCGAAGTAACGCTCATACAGGCTGTAATAGTCGATTTGCAGCGAATCCAGCCCACCGCACATCAGCACGGTGGGGAACGGGCCGTCGCCTTCAGGCATATGCAGGAATCCGGTCACGGGCGCGCCGCCGGGAATGGTGAACTCCAGCTCACGCATCCGGCCCGGCAAGCGTTGGGCAGCCTCTTCATAGGCACGGTTTGCCAGCGCCTGCGCCTGCTCTGCCAGTTCATCCCCTTTTAAGTGCGGGTATGCGGCAATGGCGTAAAGGTTAGCCGCATGAAGCCAGTGCTTGCCGCTGAGGGTGGCGTCCTCTTCCTGGCTGGCTTTTTGCTGCCAGAGCATCGCCTGCTTCGACCATTCGTAGATCCAGTTGCCGCCGCGGTAACCCACCACCGTATCGTAAAGTTCGCTGTCGGTACGCTCGGCTTCACTCATG
This region of Enterobacter cloacae complex sp. R_G8 genomic DNA includes:
- a CDS encoding cyclopropane-fatty-acyl-phospholipid synthase family protein; this translates as MDIPRIFTISESEHRIHNPFTPEKYATLGRVLRMKPGARILDLGSGSGEMLCAWARDYGITGTGIDMSPLFTAQAKLRAEELGVSERVHFIHNDAAGYVADEKCDVAACVGATWIAGGVAGTIELLAKSLKPGGMVLIGEPYWRQVPATEEIAQACGVSSVADFLTLPDLVASFHEQGYDLVEMVLADQEGWDRYEAAKWLTMRRWLEENPDDDFAHEVRAELTNAPKRHVTYTRVYFGWGVFALIAR
- a CDS encoding DUF4225 domain-containing protein, which translates into the protein MDIALLNRGWNRTWSDMMVNLEARKVIETANRLSAYYLQDGLTRIKFVEEIKQVVEKEFATARRAKTDEECIECLKNLRAEKENLLEQERLLRTRSAQLYAKVEFVRENNKIVGYVISAVHIVISGAALFGGMVMMSTMNPVGVLAGAVLFVDGINGITKEAHHLRYGEQSQSEGIFADGAMQTAQFLGFSPKNGLAFYNTVTLGAGVYSIFGLARKPGAWRLFRWLPRDYYRKVDTMSKPRLTMKIAGYGVKAKVIFDLLTTENGTD
- a CDS encoding SIR2 family protein, producing the protein MFNKMDVTKLSLPKVNIDEMFRRINSGKAIIFTGAGFSRNAKNIANVEPPLAKALSKKIGALAGLGDDNEDLMFTSHFYLKHGSKNELLKLLKDNFVLREVSESHQKICSLPWRRFYTTNYDNSIELASLLVGKRIESLDIDDLPKDYLSQGDLCVHLNGVIDKATIADLDSKIKLTNSSYLSPQSFLSSQWNYVFKRDLETASAVIFVGYSMYDMDVQRLLYQTDSLVEKTYFIVHENASFQETFFLTDFGHVLTVGVDGFAKLITDMPVPENQDAKDLSLDCFELKGIDYNHDTITDTEIKDFLLFGKHDDNQINTSVSNDFVDNFLINRELLNDTIKLIHSRNNVLIHSELGNGKTIFLKMITYLLSREGYNVYTFCERSEFDDELSEIDWIVKNKDNVIIVIEGYNKAERLLNHININYPDDVCVIITDRSAVALRTAHFINSLNIEFSEISLDQLTEQEISDFVDLIENQGLWSELTSLSKTNKVKKIREDYNGQISGILLGLLKSPSIQERIKSLTDELFKSQEFKDTVFAIALCDIIDVRKTSSIISEIAGNNSIYKMNLRSSDQFKSLYRFTENGTAIETKSSLMSLAIINNSFNESYVRHKLLSIVGTFNELRNVTYDANKIFKSLLRFHVLEILLPQKQRALDSYYMELKRVCPWLTDSPHYWVQYAMCRLSIGDLDSAQTYLNDAYSLANSKEDYHTENIDTQQARLLIMKCLKEHDPAKCFDTFFAAHNILIGLPDDGYKYRQIIPYKEVYELKYKGFNKGNKVQFEHACKALLSQVSAVDYHQDDLTLIKRVSFINRSKVILEEIVQDIISKR
- a CDS encoding DNA-binding protein codes for the protein MEKTSHKLYRYNNLVYGKNDDPSDVQPRMTGLDQLSEHVSAMLKGSQRQTSSEEKQAAVWVWGHDGGKELPADIDAGQWIESAAAELGFDVQHEADEQLLILFRPDEETHSFYGKDRAAGALRFLRSELAYVATMHPDTLDDWNKTGLMSLCLLDGEKL
- the proA gene encoding glutamate-5-semialdehyde dehydrogenase, translating into MLEQMGAAAKAASYKLALLSSREKNRVLEKIADYLESQSQEILLANEQDLLEARRNGLSEAMLDRLALTPARLKGIADDVRQVCNLADPVGQVIDGGLLDSGLRLERRRVPLGVIGVIYEARPNVTVDVASLCLKTGNAAILRGGKETWRTNAATVKVIQQALQECGLPAGAVQAIESPDRALVNEMLRMDKYIDMLIPRGGAGLHKLCREQSTIPVITGGIGVCHIVVDESAEIAPALKIIVNAKTQRPSTCNTVETLLVHQGIANTFLPALSKQMAESGVTLHADEKALALLQDGPATVVPVNAEQYDDEFLSLDLNVKIVADLDDAIAHIREHGTQHSDAILTRTLRNADRFVNEVDSSAVYVNASTRFTDGGQFGLGAEVAVSTQKLHARGPMGLEALTTYKWIGIGDDTIRA
- the proB gene encoding glutamate 5-kinase; protein product: MSDSQTLVVKLGTSVLTGGSRRLNRAHIVELVRQCAQLHAAGHRIVIVTSGAIAAGREHLGYPELPATIASKQLLAAVGQSRLIQLWEQLFSIYGIHVGQMLLTRADMEDRERFLNARDTLRALLDNNIVPVINENDAVATAEIKVGDNDNLSALAAILAGADKLLLLTDQQGLFTADPRSNPEAELITDVHGIDDALRAIAGDSVSGLGTGGMGTKLQAADVACRAGIDTIIAAGSRPGVIGDVMEGISVGTRFHAQASPLENRKRWIFGAPPAGELTVDEGATAAILERGSSLLPKGIKNVTGNFSRGEVIRIRNLEGRDIAHGVSRYNSDALRRIAGHHSQQIDAILGYEYGPVAVHRDDMIIR